From the Gemmatimonadota bacterium genome, the window TCGGTCGGCTGCTTTCCGCGGGCGTGGCCGTGCGGTTCTGATCCACTTCCATTAAATCGAAACTATATTCGGGGTTTTTCGTGCAATCCAATATGGACTTTGGACGCGCGCGGTAAGGCCTTCGTCCGGTGCGCGGGACGCGGGGTCCTGTCCAATATTGGCTTGACACGGAGTGCGGCCGACCGTATGATGTGTCCATCCTCAAGGAGACCGAAAATGCCACATCGGTTGCGGTATATACTGGCGATTCTGTGCCTGCTGGCCACGCCTGCGGACGCGCTCGCGCAGGGAGAATACTTCGGTCGGAACAAGGTCCAGTACCGCGACTTCAAGTGGGAAATCATCACCACGCCCCACTTCGAAATCTACTACTACCAGGGAGAGGAAGAGGCCGCCTACGATGCCGCCCGGATGGCGGAGCGTTCGTATAACCGCCTGAGCCGTATCCTGCAGCACCGGTTCAGCAACAAGATCCCGATCATCCTGTACGCCTCCCATACCGATTTCCAGCAGACCAACGTCCTGCCCGGCTTTATCAGCGAGGGCACCGGCGGCGTGACGGAGTTTAACAAGAACCGCATACTGCTGCCCTTCACGGGATCCTACGCGGAACTGGAACACGTACTCACCCACGAACTCGTTCACGCCTTCCAGGGAGACGTGATCTACGGCGCGGGCCCGGGGGTCTCCATCCTGAATCCCATGGCCTTCGTCGCCCCGCTGTGGTTCATGGAGGGCATGGCCGAATACCTGTCGCTCGGCCGCATCGACGCCTATACCCACATGTGGCTGCGCGACGCGGCGCTGCAGGGCTATCTGCCCCCGACCATCCCCGCCATGGACTACAGTTTCGGCGTCTACCGGTTCGGCCAGGCGCTGTTCGCCTACATCGGCGACCGGTATGGAGATCGGAAGATCGGCGAGATACTCCGCAAGACCGCCCGCATGCGGAACGTGAACGAAGCCTTCCGCTCGTCCATCGGCAAGGACATCGAAAGGCTGTCCGACGAGTGGAACGAGCATGTGCGCAAGACCTATCTGCCGCAGATCGAGGATTACGAAAAGCCGCAGGCCTTCGCCCGTCAGCTGACCGACGTCCGGGAATCCAGGGCGGGCCTGCATCTCGCCCCGGCGATTTCACCGCGGGGCGACAAGCTGGTCTTCATTTCCAACCGGAGCCTGTACAACGATATCTACCTGGCCTCCGCCATCAACGGCGAGATCATCTCCAAGTTGGTCGAAGGCGAGCGCTCGGCCGATTTCGAGTCCCTCCGGTTCTTTTCCACGTCCATTTCCTGGTCGCCCGATGAGCAGTACATCGCCTTCCCGGCCAAGGTGGGGGCGCGGGACGCCCTGTATATAATGGACGTCAGAAGGAAGAAGGTGATCCGGCGCATCAAGGTCAACCTCGACGGCGCCACGTCGCCGAGCTGGTCGCCGGACGGCAGCAAGCTGGTCTTCGTCGGGCTCCAGGGAGGGCAGTCCGACCTGTACGTGGTGGATGCCGAGGGCGGGAGCCTGAAGGCCCTTACCCGGGACCGGTACACGGACCGGGACCCCGTATGGTCGCCGGACGGCAGGACGATCGCCTTTTCCACGGACCGGGGCGTCGTGACCGATTTCCGAACGCTCACCTTCGGATACCAGCAGCTGGCGCTGTATGACCTGGAAACGGGAGAGGTCGAGAAGATCCCGGACCAGATCGGCAAGAGCATTTCACCGCAGTGGTCGGCGGACGGCAGCAAAATCGCGTTTATTTCCAATCGCACCGGCGTGTCCAACATATTCATCCGGGACATGGAGAACGGCGAGACCTACCAGATCACCAACGTACTGACCGGGGTGACCAATGTAACCGCCGCCGGTCCCGCCATCAGCTGGGCGCAGAAGTCGGACCGCCTGGTCTTCTCCGCCCTGTCCTGGGGGGGGTTCGACCTGTTTGCCATCAGCGACCCGGTGTCGTTGATGAAGGAACCTTACGACCACGAAAAGGCGGCGAAGCCCGGTGCGTCGCCCGATGCGCAGCAACTGGCGCCGCCCTTGAGAACCGAACCGCCGGAAGAAATCGCTTCCACGGACGTGGAAAGATCATTGGAAGAAACCGCTATCGGGGACGCGGAGGGTACTTCGCCGGCAGTGACGGAGGACGCCGCGCCATCCACTTCGCCGGACGCCTCATCCGAGGCGGGACAACCGGCCGGGAACCCGGAACGGGAAAAGGTGACCACGATCCAGACCGTGCTTACCGCGCCGCCGGACACGACGTCCGCCGCGGAGTCCGCTGAGGAGTCGGCCGCGCCCGGGGAGATGCCCGGATCGCCGACGGGTTCCGACCTCCTGGAGACGCCGCAGTTCCCGTTCGGGCCCATAGCCGGGGGCATCGGTCCTGCGGGCGAGTTGCCGGATACCACCGCGTGGACCGACGGTACGTTCACGAAAAGGAAATACTCCCCCAAATTCGGGCTGGACTACCTGGGGGGGAACGCCGGGTACTCCACGCACGTCGGACTCGTGGGCAGTTCCGTCCTTTCCTTCAGCGACATACTGAACAACCACAAGATACTCGTCGGTGCCAACGTTTTCGGATCCCTGACGGACGCGAACCTGCTGCTCCAGTACACCAATCTGACACGGCGCGTCAACTGGAGCGTGGCGGCATTCCAGTTCAGCTACGACCTGCTCCGCGGCTACCAGAGTCCCTGGGTTTCCCAGGTGACCACCCAGATCAACCGCGGCGTCCAGTTCTACCTGAGCCGTCCTTTCAGCAAGTTCAACCGGTTCGAACTGGGGGTCCAGGGCGTCAACCGATCCCGTGAACTGGTGGACGTCAGTTTCAATTACTTCGGCATCCGGCGGACCAGGCGGGGTAGCCTGGGAAGCGTCAACTTCATCCAGCCCACCGCCGCCCTGGTCACGGATCACACGCTGTACGGACCAACCGGCCCGATCGCCGGCGCCCGTGGCCGCGTCGAAGTGACGCCGACTTTCGGCGAGTTGCAGTTCACGCGGGTCTTCGTCGACTACCGCGCCTACTACAACGTCCTGCAGCGTTACGCCTTCGCCTTCCGCCTGTACGGACTGAGCAGCGACGGGCGGGACCAGGAACTGTATCCATTCGGCGGTCCTTTCAACTTCCGCGGGGCGGACTACTGGTCCGTCTGGGGGAGCAAGGTCGCGCTGGTCAACGCCGAGTTCCGGTTCCCCCTGATCGAGGTCCTCGCCTTCGGCTGGCCGCTGCCGCTGGCCTTTCAGCAGATCCGCGGTTCGTTGTTCGTGGACGCGGGCGCCACCTGGGACCAGACCACCAGTTCCACTCAGGCCAACCAGTATGCCGGCTATCCCAACGTGGGCCAATTCGTCGACGGCGGCCTGGTGCGGGACAACGGCCTGGGGCCGCGCACGATGGAAGAGCTGTCGGGCGGGCCGCTCGCGGTGGCCTACGGCATCGGCATGCGCTCGCGTGTCGGCTTCCTGATCCTGAAGTTCGATATCGCCCGACAATTCGACCTGGGAAGACGGCCTGCATGGTACAACAACGAAAACCTGGCCAATGTTCCCCGTGGGCTTGAGTCCGAGTTCCCGGGCACGCGTTCGTACCGGCTGAGGCATGCGCTGAACGACACCCAGTTCTTCTTTACGATAGGAGCCGATTTCTAGGACGCTCCTCGCGTACCGGCCGGCCGGCCGGTTTATCCCTCGTTGGTTCACCTTTGACTGAACGTGGAGATACGGCAGGTATACATGCATACGTCAGAAGAGATCACGGCCTTAAGGGAGCAACACTATAACGCCACGTTGACCGAAATCCAGGAACTGAACCCCGAACTTTGGATCATCCGGGTGAAACCGGACGAAGAACTTCCGCCGTACAAGCCCGGACAGTACACCACGCTCGGCCTGGGCGACTGGGAACCCACCAACGATCCCGAACATAACGAAGACGTTAACGAGAACCTCAAGACTAAGCTCGTCCGCCGCGCCTACTCCATGTCATTTCCCATGTACGAGGACGATCCCCGCCAATTGATGGATCCGGCGGACATGGACTACTACGAGTTCTACATCACGCTCGTGGCCCGCGACGGCGAGGAAGGCCAGGACCCCTCCCTCACGCCGAGGCTGTGGATGCTGAAGGAAGGCGACCGCCTCTGGATGGGTCCGAAGGTGACCGGCCATTACACCCTTGAACACGTTGGTCCGGACGACCAGGTCATCTTCGCCGCGACCGGCACCGGCGAGGCGCCCCACAACTGCATGATCGCCGAACTGATGCGCAACGGCCACGGACCGGAGATCATTTCGGTGGTGTGCGTGCGATACGCCCGGGACCTGGGTTACCAATCCACCAACGAACGCCTGGAACACCTGCATCCAAACTACCATTACATCACGCTGACCACCCGGGAAGCCCACAACCTCAACCGCAAGGTGTATATACAGGATCTGGTAAGGACCGGGGAAATGGAGGAGCAGACCGGTATCGTCCTGGATCCTGTAAGGACCCACGTGTACATCTGCGGAAACCCCGACATGATCGGCGTGCCCAACTATACCAGGGAGGGCGACAAGTCGTACCCCTCGCCCACCGGGATGGTGGAGCTACTCGAATCCCGTGGATTCAAGGCGGATCATCGCAGGGACAAGGGCAACATTCACTTCGAAGAATACTGGTAGTCCACGGTCCGGTCCGCCGGGGCCGGAGGCAGGTCGCATCCTGAATGACGAAGAGGCCGCCATGCAAACACTGACGCTGGATACGGAAGGCAATCCCGAGGTATCCAGCGGGCCCGTGCCGGCCTGCAACGACGAGGACGTACTGGTCAAGGTCCGGGCATGCGTGCTGTCGCGCCGGAGTGCCGCAAATAACGGCGCCGATCCGCCATCAACCGCCAACGGCGCCCACGGGGCCATCAGCCGGAGCTTCACGGGCGTCATCGAGTCCACCGGCCGGCGTGTGGATTCGCCTAGACGGCGCGTTGATTCGCTCGGCCGGGGCGACCGGGTCGTTGCCTGCCTTACCGATGGCGGCTTTTCGGAATACCGCAGCGTGCCTGCGAGCCAGGCCGTAAAGTTGCCGCACGGCGTCAGTTACGAAGAAGGCGCCATCGCCGGCCTGATGCCGACGGTACTCAAGGGCATGGAACGGGCCGACGTGAAGGGCAGCACCGTTTTCGTCTGCGGCCTGGGGACCACCGGGTTGCTGGGAACGCAGGTGGCGTCCATATCGGGCGCCGCGGCCGTGATCGCGTCGGACCTGCACGCGAAGCGCCTGCAGCGGGCGGCGGATACCGGCGCGGACACCCTGATCAATGCCTCTACGGAGGACGTCCATCGCCGTGTCATGGACCGGACCGGCGGCCAGGGTGTGGACGTCTGCCTCGAATGCGCCGGCAGCGGGGCATCCTTTTCCCAGTGCGCAGCGGTATTGCGGCCGGGCGGAAAGCTCGTCGTCCTGAAAGCCGATTCCCACTCCGTATCCATCGACATGCGGGAATGGTCGGAGCGGTCCCTGCAGCTGATCATGGGACACGAACAGCCCTTCGAAACCCCCTACCTGGTGGACCGGGGGCTGAAACTCGTGGGCATCGGCGCCGTCAAGCTGCGTCCCCTGCTGACCCACGTATTCCCCGCCCATCGCGCCGCCGAAGCCCTTGAACTGATCGACGGCCACCCTGACCTGGCCGTCGAAGTCGCGCTGATATGGGGGTAGGGATCGACAGGACCAGCGTCCTGTAGTGCTTGACACGTACGCATCCGTGTTCCAATTTTCAAGCCGCCGGTAAGGGGCCATGGGAACTGTCGAAAGGACCTGAACGCACTTTGTCATCCGAAATCAGTATCCTGAATCTGATTCTGGATTCGGGCGCCGTCGCCAAGACCGTCATTGTCGTTCTCCTGATGTTCTCCATCGTTACATGGGCGATCATGGCGGAGCGCTGGCGGTACTTTCGCCGGGCCCAGGCGCAGTCGGGGGAATTCCTCGCGTTCTTCCGGTCGGAGCGCAATTACAGACAGGTATACACCGCCGCCTCGAAGTTGCCGTTCAGTCCTGCTGCCGCGGTGTATCGCGAGGTCTACGAGAAGTACGCGCCGGCGTTTCCGCTTCCGGCCGCCGACGCGGGCCAGGCGG encodes:
- a CDS encoding BamA/TamA family outer membrane protein: MMCPSSRRPKMPHRLRYILAILCLLATPADALAQGEYFGRNKVQYRDFKWEIITTPHFEIYYYQGEEEAAYDAARMAERSYNRLSRILQHRFSNKIPIILYASHTDFQQTNVLPGFISEGTGGVTEFNKNRILLPFTGSYAELEHVLTHELVHAFQGDVIYGAGPGVSILNPMAFVAPLWFMEGMAEYLSLGRIDAYTHMWLRDAALQGYLPPTIPAMDYSFGVYRFGQALFAYIGDRYGDRKIGEILRKTARMRNVNEAFRSSIGKDIERLSDEWNEHVRKTYLPQIEDYEKPQAFARQLTDVRESRAGLHLAPAISPRGDKLVFISNRSLYNDIYLASAINGEIISKLVEGERSADFESLRFFSTSISWSPDEQYIAFPAKVGARDALYIMDVRRKKVIRRIKVNLDGATSPSWSPDGSKLVFVGLQGGQSDLYVVDAEGGSLKALTRDRYTDRDPVWSPDGRTIAFSTDRGVVTDFRTLTFGYQQLALYDLETGEVEKIPDQIGKSISPQWSADGSKIAFISNRTGVSNIFIRDMENGETYQITNVLTGVTNVTAAGPAISWAQKSDRLVFSALSWGGFDLFAISDPVSLMKEPYDHEKAAKPGASPDAQQLAPPLRTEPPEEIASTDVERSLEETAIGDAEGTSPAVTEDAAPSTSPDASSEAGQPAGNPEREKVTTIQTVLTAPPDTTSAAESAEESAAPGEMPGSPTGSDLLETPQFPFGPIAGGIGPAGELPDTTAWTDGTFTKRKYSPKFGLDYLGGNAGYSTHVGLVGSSVLSFSDILNNHKILVGANVFGSLTDANLLLQYTNLTRRVNWSVAAFQFSYDLLRGYQSPWVSQVTTQINRGVQFYLSRPFSKFNRFELGVQGVNRSRELVDVSFNYFGIRRTRRGSLGSVNFIQPTAALVTDHTLYGPTGPIAGARGRVEVTPTFGELQFTRVFVDYRAYYNVLQRYAFAFRLYGLSSDGRDQELYPFGGPFNFRGADYWSVWGSKVALVNAEFRFPLIEVLAFGWPLPLAFQQIRGSLFVDAGATWDQTTSSTQANQYAGYPNVGQFVDGGLVRDNGLGPRTMEELSGGPLAVAYGIGMRSRVGFLILKFDIARQFDLGRRPAWYNNENLANVPRGLESEFPGTRSYRLRHALNDTQFFFTIGADF
- a CDS encoding ferredoxin--NADP reductase; translated protein: MHTSEEITALREQHYNATLTEIQELNPELWIIRVKPDEELPPYKPGQYTTLGLGDWEPTNDPEHNEDVNENLKTKLVRRAYSMSFPMYEDDPRQLMDPADMDYYEFYITLVARDGEEGQDPSLTPRLWMLKEGDRLWMGPKVTGHYTLEHVGPDDQVIFAATGTGEAPHNCMIAELMRNGHGPEIISVVCVRYARDLGYQSTNERLEHLHPNYHYITLTTREAHNLNRKVYIQDLVRTGEMEEQTGIVLDPVRTHVYICGNPDMIGVPNYTREGDKSYPSPTGMVELLESRGFKADHRRDKGNIHFEEYW
- a CDS encoding zinc-binding dehydrogenase; protein product: MQTLTLDTEGNPEVSSGPVPACNDEDVLVKVRACVLSRRSAANNGADPPSTANGAHGAISRSFTGVIESTGRRVDSPRRRVDSLGRGDRVVACLTDGGFSEYRSVPASQAVKLPHGVSYEEGAIAGLMPTVLKGMERADVKGSTVFVCGLGTTGLLGTQVASISGAAAVIASDLHAKRLQRAADTGADTLINASTEDVHRRVMDRTGGQGVDVCLECAGSGASFSQCAAVLRPGGKLVVLKADSHSVSIDMREWSERSLQLIMGHEQPFETPYLVDRGLKLVGIGAVKLRPLLTHVFPAHRAAEALELIDGHPDLAVEVALIWG